A stretch of DNA from Veillonellales bacterium:
GACCCTTTCGCAATCGACTGAGTTACCTGCCCGTTAAAAGCAGGATCGGCATCATCTTGCTCGTAATGCGTCCCTATCATTGTAACCGTAGGATGAGACTTGCGGATACGATTCATATCCATAACCACAACAAACCGCATATGGGTTATTTGACAAACTGTCTGACTGTAGTCCTGAACCGTCTGTATCTCTCTTTCTCCCTTCAAAGCTTCGATAACTTCAGGTGATTTCGCTACAATACTGGCGACTTCCAAAACATGGTCGGACAGCTGATTTTCCGTTTCTTCACTGACTCTGCCGCTAATCAGCATATCCGCCACCAGCAGCGACACCGCCACCACAGTGCAGACAAAAATTGCAATGATCGTGTGAAGCTTAAAAACATTTTTTTTGATTTTCACGCTAAGCCACCTTACACTACTCATCCTGCCTATAATTCATCCTTTTAGGCCGGCGCAGAGGATTTTACAAATTTTATCTTAGGAATCCAGCTATGATCCGGTAATTACCACGCAGCAACGGCGCTGTCGGAGCGGGGTTCAGTTCCGCCGGCCAGCACTCCGTCCCTGTCCCGCCAAATGATTTGTCCCCGGCCGAAGCTGTTGGGCTCCAGAGTGACACTGACCTGATGACCCCGTCGTTCCAGTCCTTCGGCAATATGGCGGGGAAACTGGGATTCCACCTCCACCTTTTTATCCCCGACCCATTGCCAGCGGGGTGCATCCAGGGCCGCCTGGGGATTCAAATGAAAATCAATGGTATTATTAATCACCTGCACATGCCCCTGAGGCTGCATAAAAGCTCCCATGACGCCGAAAGGTCCGACTGCCTGATTATCCTTGGTCAAAAAGCCGGGAATAATCGTATGATAAGGGCGCTTGCCCGGTGCCAGACAATTGGCGTGCCGGGGATCCAGAGTAAAGTTGCAGCCCCGGTTGTGCAGACTGATGCCGGTTCCGGGTACAACCAGGCCGGAGCCAAACCCCATATAGTTGCTTTGAATATACGATACCATATTTCCCTCGCCGTCGGCAGCCGCCAGATAAACAGTACCGCCGCAGCGGGGATCGCCTGCTGCCGGCTGCAGCGCCCGGTCGCCGATCAGCTGTCTTCGCCGGGCGGCATAGCCGGAAGACAGCAGTTCCTCCGCCGTTACCGCCATACTGCCGGGTTCGGCAATATATTTTTTCCCGTCGGCGAAAGCCAGTTTCATGGCTTCAATTTGCTTATGGCAGGTATCCACATTGTCTTTTCCCGTTAATTCCAGACCATTTAATAAATTAAGCGCCATCAATGCCACTAAACCATGACCGTTGGGCGGAATTTCCCAGACATCATAGCCCCGGTAATTGACCTTTATCGGCTTCACCCACTCCGGTGAAAAACCGGCCAAATCAGTTTGACGCAAATAACCGCCGTATTGCCGGGAAAACTGATCGATTTTTTCCGACAGATCTCCCCGGTAAAAGGATTCTCCCTTAGTTCTGCCGATTTCCATCAGAGTTTTGGCATGGTTAGGCAGCGAAATCATTTCACCGGCCCGGGGCGCCCGTCCTTTTACAGTAAAATGATCAAACCAGTACCGGTATTGCTCTCCTTCCAGGCTGTGGTATATCTCATAAGAACGCTGCCAGTTTTTCGCCACAACCGGGGAAACGGGAAATCCTTCGGCAGCATACCGAACCGCCGGCTGCAAAACAGTCAGCAGCGGCAGCCGGCCGAAGCGCTGAGAGAGGGCGGCCCAGCCGGCCGGAATTCCGGGAACAGTCACCGGCAGCCAGCCCCAGGATGGCATCTGCTCATACCCGACCGCCCGAATCAGCTCCGCCGAAATTTTTTGTGGTGCCGGTCCGCTGGCATTTAAGCCATAAAGTTTCCCTTTGCTCCAAACCAAAACAAACCCGTCACCGCCGAGTCCGTTGGAAGTAGGCTCCACCACCGTCAGACAGGCAGCCGTGGCAATAGCAGCATCCACAGCATTGCCGCCCTGCTGCAAAATCGTCAGCCCGGCCTGAGCCGCCAGCGCCTGAGAAGTCGCCACCATTCCCTTACGGCTATAAGTCACCATTCGCCGGGAAGAATAAGGATATTCCAGCGCATCAAAATCCATTGGTATTCACACTCCTCACAATACTTTCTAAATCTAAATCAAATATTCAATGCAAGAATCAGGATTCCCCTTTTATGTATCAAAATTGTTTTTTTGTTTATCCTAAAAGATAAATCCTTGATGCACAATTTATGATTGGAGGCTGATTTATGACTATCCTTGACAAAGTCAACGCGGAAACCCGTAACATTTTTAACACGTTTTTTGACAAAGAACCCCTGAATTACCTGGAAGCAGCCGGTCTTTACGGCATCATTGCCCAGGGGCGCTATAATATCGCTGCCCTTGAGGTAATGTACAATCACGCCCAGGACCCCAAATTAAAAGATATAATTCAGGAAGCCATTAACCGCCATACAAAAACGATCATCGCCCAATCGGAAAATATGCTGGAGCAAAGCGGCGGCAGCTTGCCAAAACTTCATTTTGAAAAACGGACCCTCCACAAATCACCGTTAAATATCCCGGCAGATGCACATCTGAATGACGGAGAAATTGCCATCGCTGTCGGTACCATGGCCAAAGCCGCCCAAATGACTCTCTTAACAGCACTGCATCAATCCTATCAATTGAATGTGGCACTGATGTACCGGGAATTGCTGGACGCAGGCCTGGACTGGGACTACCGTCTGCTCCAGCTGATGCTGGACCGCGGCTGGCTGCCCCGGCTGGCCAAACTGGAACATTAAACTACTTTCTCTTCCGGCTAACTGCCGGATTTTTTTTGAACTGCAAAGAACGCAGAGGGTTCGGAAGATTACGGTTTTTATCTCTATCCGATCTTTCTCTGCGTTCTCTGCGTTCTTCGCGGTTAGCGTCCTCTATTTTCAATATGTCTACCAATTCCGGTTGGACCCGCCGCCTCCGCCGGAGCCGCCGCCAAACCCACCGGAACCGCCGCCTCCGCCGCGGAAACGGAGCAGGGATAAAATAAAGAAAGTAATGCTGCCGCCGAAGAACAGCCAATCAACAACAAACAGCAGCAAAAACCCGGCGACAATAACGATTTGCAGCCAACCGGGAACAGAATTCCAGCCGGAAGATTGATTTACATGCTGAGGCTTAGGCGCCGGTTTGGCGTCGCTCTTGAATTCCAGATTGTATTCCTTGGCAACTGCACCGACTAACGTCAGATAGCCGTTTACGATCCCCTTGTCATATTCACCCTTTTGAAAAAAGGGAATCATATAATCATCCTGAATTTCCCCTGTTTTGGCGTCGGGCAGCGCTCCTTCCAAGCCGTATCCCACCTCAATCCGGGACTTGCGGTCGTTCACCGCCACCAGCATTAACACGCCGTTGTTCAACGTTTTGTCGCCAATTCCCCATTGCCGCAAAAGGCTCAGCCCATATTCCTCAATCGGCGCACCGTCCAGAGTCTTGACGGTAACCACCACAACCTGAGCCTTGGTTTTGGCTGCCAGCTGCCCGCCTAAATTATTGATGCGGTTCCTGGATTCTGCGGACAGAACACCGGCATAGTCCTGAACATATATGCTGGATGCAGGCGCAGGCGGAAGCTGCGGCTGCGCCCACACTGCCGCTGCTCCCGCTGTCAGACAGATAGCCGTTACCAGCCAGACCAGCCATTTTTTCATTGCCATCCCTCGCTCATCACAGCAAGCTGTTAAAATTTAACCTGAGGAACTTGTTTTGCTCCTTCTTCCACTTTAAAGTATTCTTTCGGGCCAAAACCTGTCATACCGGCAATGGCACTGATCGGAAAGGTGCGAATCTTAGTATTGTACACCTGAACAGCGTCATTGTAATCTTTCCGGGCTACGGTAAGCCGATTTTCCGTGCCCGACAACTCATCCATCAGAGCCCGGAAATTTTTATCGGCTTTCAAGTCCGGATAATTTTCGGCAACCACTAATAAACGGCTCAAAGCGCCGCTTAATTCACCGTTGGCTTCCGCCTTGGCAACCGGCCCCTGAGCGCCGGCCAGTTTGGCCCGCGCGTCGGCCACTGTCTGAATGGCCTGCTGCTCATGGGTAGCATAGCCTTTTACCGTATTGACCAAGTTGGGAATGAGATCGGCTCGCCGCTGCAGCTGGTTGTCGATCTGACTCCACTTGCCATTCACATTTTCATTCATACTGACCAGTCCGTTGTAGCCCATAATGGTGCCGACCACCAGCACTACGACCAGAGCAATAATAATCCAGTTTGTTCTCTTCATCACTGTATTTCCTCCCTCAATACTGAGTTTGATTTTTTGACTTTACTCATCTATTTTACTACCTGAGGTATAATTTTGGCAATATGTTCCCGCTCCCTTATTCTTCACTGCGTTTGGCGAAAAAAATCATATACCGCCTGAGCGGCCGGCAGCGTCATTCCGGGAGCGGCAGCCAGTTCCGCCAGAGAAGCCGCCTTGATTTTAGGCAGGCTGCCGAAGGTATCCCACAGTGCTTTGCGCCGTTTGGGGCCAATCCCGGCAACATGATCCAGCACCGATACAAGATTCCGTTTAGAGCGCAGCTTCCGGTGATACGTAATGGCAAAACGATGGGCTTCATCCCGGATACGCTGAATCAGATACAGAGCCTGGGAGTCCCGGGGAAGGATGACCGGATCGCTTTCCCCTTCCCGGAAAATATACTCAAACTCCTTCGCCAAACCCACCACCGGTATATCTGCCAAACCAACGCCGCGGATCACCGCCAGAGCCGCATTCAGCTGCCCTTTGCCGCCGTCAATAACGATCAGATCAGGCAAAGGCTCGGCAGCCTCCCGGTAACGCCGCCCCACCACTTCCTCCATGGAGCGAAAATCGTCCGGCTTTCCTTCCACCGTGGTAAGTTTATAACGCCGGTAGTCCTCTTTCTTCGGTACGCCGCCTTCAAACACGACCATGGAAGCCACGGTTTCCGACCCCTGAATATGGGAAATATCAAAACATTCCATCCGTTCCGGCACCACCGGCAGGGAAAGATACCGGCCCAGATCGGCTGCCGCTCCCTCGGTCTGAGCCGAGCGCAGCTTCAGTTTAGCCGCCTGCTCTGCCAAAAAAATCGCCGCATTGCCGGCAGCCATAGTGACAATATCCTTTTTCGTTCCTCGTTTTGGTGTTTCCACCGCCACCCGCCCCTCTTTCCGGCTGCTCAGCCAATCGGCCAGCAGGTTTTGCTCCGGCAAGTCCATGGGCAGCAAAATTTCCCGGGGCACAAAAGCTGCCTGACTGTAGTATTGCTTAATAAAGGCTTCCAGTACCACTTCGTCCTCTTCCTCTTCATCGCCGGACAGCAAAAAGTGGTCTCGGCCCACCATCTTGCCGCTGCGAATAAAAAACACCTGTACGCAGGTCCCCAGAGGGGATCGGGCCAAACCTAAAGCATCCTGGTCACCGGAACTTGTAACAATATTTTGCTTTTCCACAATTTTTTTCACTGCCGTCAGTTGATCCCGCAGTTTAACTGCCTGTTCAAATTTCAAATTTTCAGCCGCTTCCGTCATCCGCTGGTGCAGCATTTTTACCACAGCATCGCTCCGTCCTTCCAGGAACAAACAAACCGACTGAATCATTTCCCGGTACTCCGCCTGGTCCACCTTACCGGTGCAAGGCGCCAGACAGCGTTTGATATGATACTCCAGGCAGGGACGGCTGGCATCCAGGCGGCGGCAGCTGCGCAGCGGAAACAGTTTTCTCAGTAAGGCCAACGTCTGATGAACGGCCCCGGCGCTGGTATAGGGACCAAAATAGCGGGCTCCGTCCTTGTTGACCTTGCGGGTAACGTAAACTCTGGGATATTGTTCCTGAGTCGTCACTTTAATATAGGGATAAGTTTTATCGTCCCGCAGACTAATATTATATTTAGGATGATGCTGCTTGATCAAATTGCACTCTAAAATAAGGGCTTCCATTTCCGAGCCGGTGATAATGTATTCCAGATTTGCAATGCGGGCCACCATAGCCGTTACTTTCGCTGAATGATTGCGGCTGGACTGAAAATAGGAGCGTACCCTGTTTTTTAAATTTACAGCCTTACCGACATAAATAATCCGGTCTGCCGCATTCTTCATTAAATAAACACCCGGTTGATCCGGCAATAAGGCTAATTTTTCCTCCAATTCCCTATTCATGGCGGCCCCCTTACAAAATTTAGCAATATTATAGTAATATTGCTATTTTTCTGTCATTTTATGTTCATTGTATACATGAGGGAAAGACACTTGTAGAATCGACACGGCTATACTATAATAACAACGTTAGAACTATATTTCACAATATCATAGCTAACATACTATTGCAATGGGAGGTCTGTAGCAATGTTTAATAAAGTATTAATCGCCAATCGCGGCGAAATCGCCGTTCGCATCATCCGGGCGTGTCATGAATTAGGCATTCAAACCGTTGCCGTATATTCCGACGCCGATGTTGATTCCCTCCATGTCCAACTGGCGGATTATGCCTACCATATCGGACCGGCAGACGCCTCGCAAAGTTATTTAAACGGCGAAGCTATTCTTGCTGCAGCCATCACTGCCAATGCCGACGCCATTCATCCCGGCTACGGCTTCCTGTCGGAAAATGCCGATTTTGCCGAAATGGTCAATGATTCGGGTATTGTCTTTATCGGACCCCAGGCTGAAACCATCCGCAAAGTCGGCAATAAGGATGCCGCCCGGGAAGCGATGCACCAAGCCGGACTGCCCATGACAAGAGGCAGCGAGCCGATTACCAGCACCGAACACGCTTGTAGCATGGCCGAAGAGATTGGCTATCCGGTGATTTTAAAGCCGGTATCCGGCGGCGGCGGGAAATCCATGTTTGTCGCTCACAGCCGGGGTGAACTGCTAGCTGCCTTAAATAACGTAGATATCAAAAAAATTAACTTTTATTTAGAAAATTATATCGCTGAATCACGACATATTGAAGTACAAATTATGGCAGACAACTACGGCAATATCCTGCACTTAGGCGAACGGGAATGTTCCCTGCAGCGGCGCAACCAAAAAATCCTGGAGGAAGCGCCTTCCAACGCCCTTACGCCGGAAATGCGCCACCGGGTCGGTGCTCTGGCCATTAAAGCCGCTAAAAGTGTCTTCTATACTAATGTGGGCACGGTGGAATTTCTCCTGGATATTAAAAGCGGTGAATTCTATTTCATGGAGATCAATCCCCGAATTCAGGTAGAGCATGCCGTTACCGAAATGATTACCGGCGTTGACCTTGTACGGCGGCAAATTCGTATTGCCGCCGGCGAACCCCTGAACAAAAAGCAGGAAGAAATCACCTTCATCGGTAATGCCATCGAATGCCGGATTAACGCCGAAGACCCAAAGCGCAAATTCCAGCCATCTCCCGGGATGATTGATTTCTACCATGCTCCCGGCGGCCCCAGAGTGCGGATCGACAGCGGTGTCTGCGCCGGGAAAACGGTTCAGCCTTATTATGATTCCTTAATCGCCAAAGTTATCGTCCATGGCCGCACCCGGGGCGATGCCATCCGGATCATGCGTCGCGCACTGGCCGAATTCCGGATTTCCGGTGTTGAAACTACAATCGGCTTCCAGCAGGAAGTACTCCGCAATCCTCATTTCTGCAGCGGCGACATTGATACCCAGTTTATCTATAAACGAATGGCACCAAGAGAGAAAAAAGCGATTCTAAATGTGTCGGCGATTTGATTGACACTGGGCTCATAGCTCATAGCTCATAGCTCATAGCTCATAGCTCATAGCTCATAGCTCATAGCTCATAGCTCATAGCTCATAGCTCATAGCTCATAGCTCATAGCTCATAGCTAAAAAATTATTACATGACTTACAAATTCTATCAAAGGGATAGGCCGACGGCCTATCCCTTTAATTTTGCTCCTTCCGCCAAAACCGGTGCCAGAAATTGTCCTGTATAAGATTCCGGCTTAGCGGCGACAGCCTCCGGCGTTCCCTGAGCCACGACAGTGCCGCCTCTCATGCCGCCTTCCGGACCTAAATCAATCAGATAATCGGCCGTCTTAATCACATCCAGGTTATGCTCAATGACAACCACCGTATCGCCGCCATCGACCAAACGCTGCAGCACCTCCAGCAGACGGTGAATGTCGGCGGTATGCAGTCCGGTTGTCGGCTCATCCAGAATATATAAAGTTTTCCCGGTACTGCGACGGGCCAGTTCGGCAGCCAGTTTAATTCGCTGAGCTTCACCGCCGCTTAAAGTAGTAGCCGACTGTCCCAGTTTAATATAGCCCAGCCCCACATCCTGCAAAACCTGCAGCTTACGGTAAACCTTGGGAATGTTCTGGAAAAACTCCACCGCTTCATCCACAACCATATCCAAAACCTGCGCGATACTTTTCCCTTTATACCGCACCTCCAGCGTCTCCCTGTTGTAGCGGGCCCCCTGGCAGACTTCGCAGGGGACATAGACATCAGGTAAAAAATGCATCTCAATTTTAATAATTCCGTCGCCATGACAAGCCTCGCAGCGGCCGCCTTTCACATTAAAGCTGAAACGGCCCGGCTTGTAGCCCCGCATTTTAGCTTCCGGCGTCTGGCTGAAAATCTCACGAATCGCGTCAAACAGACCGGTATACGTAGCCGGATTGGAACGGGGCGTTCGTCCGATAGGCGACTGGTCGATATTTATAATCTTATCAATATATTCGACACCCCGGATATCCCGGTGATCACCGGGACGAATCCGACTGCCGCGATAAATCCGCCCAGCCAGACCTTTGTAAAGGATCTCGTTCACCAGAGTACTTTTCCCTGACCCGGACACACCGGTGACTGCCGTAAATACCCCTAAAGGGAACCGGACATTGATATCCCGCAGATTATTTTCTTTAGCGCCCACAATCTCCAGCCACTTGCCGTTAGGCTTGCGCCGGATCGCCGGCACCGGGATAAATTTTTTCCTGCTCAAATACTGACCGGTAATCGACTCTGGGCAATCCTTGATTTCCTCTACTGTTCCCTGGGCGACAACCCGACCGCCGTTTGCCCCGGCCGCCGGGCCGATGTCGATAATATGATCAGCAGCGTACATAGTATCCTCGTCATGCTCCACCACTAACAGCGTATTACCGGCATCCCGCAGCTTCTTCAGTGTGGCCAGCAGCCGGTTGTTATCCCGCTGATGAAGACCGATACTGGGCTCATCCAGGATATACAGCACTCCGACCAATCCCGAACCGATCTGAGTGGCCAAACGGATTCGCTGGGCTTCGCCGCCGGACAAAGTGCCGGCAGCCCGGTCTAAAGTCAGGTACTCCAAGCCAACATTCAGCAAAAATCCTAAACGGGCATTAATTTCTTTCAAAATCTGCCGGGCAATCGTTTTCTCCCGGTCCGTCAATTCCAGACGGTTAAAAAACTCCTGTCCCTCGGCAATCGTCATCCGGGTAACTTCATTGATATTTTTGCCGCCTACCTTTACCGCCAGAGACTCCGGCTTCAGCCGTGCCCCCTTACAAGACGGACAGGGCTTGGAACTCATGTAGCCCTCGATTTCCTCCCGCGACCAGTCGGAAGTTGTCTCCCGGTAACGGCGGTTCAGCAGGGGAACTACCCCTTCAAAAGCTGAATGATAGACCTTATTTTCACCAAACATATTTTCGTATTGAAAAGTATACCGTTTCTCGCCCGATCCGTATAAAATCAACTGCTTTATCCCATCGGTCAGGCTGTCCCAGGTGCTGTTAAGGGAAAACCCGTTCCTGTCGGCCACCGCCTCCAGCTGGCACATGAAATAAGAATTGACGTTCTTGCTCAACGGAGCGATAGCGCCGTCAATCAGTGCCTTGCTTTCGTCGGGAATAACCAGGGACGGATCGATTTCCATATTGTTGCCCAGTCCCGTACAATCGGGACAAGCGCCAAAGGGACTGTTGAAAGAAAACATCCGCGGGGCGATTTCCGGCAGGCTGATGCCGCAGTCCACGCAGGCAAAATTCTGGCTGAACACCAGCTCTTTGCCGTCCACAATCTGAACGCTGACTACTCCTCCGCCTAATTTCGAAGCCGTTTCCAAGGAATCGGCCAGCCGCCGATCCATTCCTTCCCGGACCACCAGCCGGTCCACTACCACTTCAATGGTATGCTTTTTATTTCTTTCCGGCTTAATATCCTCGCTAATGTCCTGAATTTGTCCATCCACCCGCACCCGGACGTACCCGTTCCGGCGAATATCCGCCAGCACTTTCTGATGCTCGCCTTTTTTGCCCCGGACAATGGGCGCCAGCAGCATCAGCCGGGATCCCTCCGGCAGTGCCAGCAGTTGATCCACCATCTGATCCACAGTCTGCTGGCTGATAGGCTTGCCGCACTTGGGACAGTGAGGCCGCCCCGCCCGGGCAAACAGCAGCCGCAAATAGTCATAAATCTCGGTAACCGTCCCTACCGTAGACCGGGGATTGCGGCTGGTCGTCTTTTGATCAATAGAAATCGCCGGCGACAGACCCTCAATGTAGTCCACATCCGGCTTGTCCATCTGACCGAGAAACTGCCTGGCATAGGCCGACAGCGACTCCACATAGCGCCGCTGTCCCTCGGCATAAATGGTATCGAAAGCCAGGGAAGATTTACCGGAACCGCTTAGTCCGGTAATCACCACCAGCTGATCCCGGGGAATCTCAATATCAATATTTTTTAAATTGTGCTGTCTGGCCCCTTTAACAATGATTTTTTCCTTCACAATATAATCCTCTCACATTTTATTCTTCAGCTCCACCAGCATATCCCGCAATTCGGCGGCCCGTTCAAATTCCAGCTGTCTGGAGGCCTGACGCATTTCCTTTTCCAGCTTGGCGGCAAGAGCCGTCATTTCTTTCCGGCTCATCTTCTCCACAGGGCGGACCGCATATGATGATGCTGTTTCCGCTATTTTGGTCGTTTCGATCAGTTCTTTAACCCGCTTGTGAATCGTCCTAGGCGTAATGCCATGTACTTGATTATATTCCCCTTGGATTTCCCGTCGACGGTTTGTTTCACTAATGGCCCGCCCCATGGAATCGGTAATCACATCCCCGTACATAATCACCCGTCCCTCAGCGTTGCGCGCCGCCCGGCCGATAGTCTGAATCAGAGAAGTGTCCGACCGTAAAAAACCTTCCTTGTCGGCATCCAGTATGGCTACCAGAGAAACCTCCGGCAAATCCAGTCCCTCCCGCAGCAGATTAATGCCCACCAGTACGTCGAACACACCGGCCCGCAAATCCCGGATGATTTCCACCCGCTCAATAGTGGCAATATCAGAATGGAGGTAGCGAACCCGTATCCCCATTTCCTTTAAATAATCGGTTAAATTCTCTGCCATCTTTTTCGTCAGAGTCGTCACCAGCACCCGTTCATTCCGGGCCGCCCGGACTTTTATCTCACCCAGCAAATCATCCATCTGCCCTTTAAGCGGCCGAACCTCGATTTCCGGATCCACCAGTCCCGTAGGGCGAATAATCTGCTGTACAACCTGGGCGGCTTCTTTTAGCTCATAGTCTGCCGGAGTAGCCGATACATAAACAATTTGATTGATATGCTCCACGAACTCTTTAAACTGAAACGGCCGGTTATCGTAGGCGGAAGGCAGACGAAACCCGTTATCCACCAAAGACTGCTTCCGGGAGCGATCACCGGCGTACATCGCCCGAATCTGAGGCAGAGTCACATGAGACTCATCAATAACAATCAAAAAATCATCGGGAAAATAGTCCATCAACGTATAAGGCGGTTCCCCCGGCTTGCGGCCCGTCAAATGGCGGGAATAGTTTTCAATACCGGAGCAGTACCCCATCTCCTGCATCATTTCCAAATCATATTTTGTCCGCTGGGTGATTCGCTGGGCTTCCAGCAGTTTATTCTGCGAATGAAATAAAGCCGCCTGCTGTTCCATTTCAGCCTCAATATTATCAACGGCCCTCAGCATATTCTCCCGGGAAGTCACATAGTGGGACGCCGGATAAATGGCAATATGCTTCCGTTCGCATAAAACCTCGCCGGTAACAGTGTCAATCTCCTGAATCCGCTCCACCTCGTCGCCAAACAGTTCCACCCGGATCGCTTTTTCCCCGAAGGCGGCGGGAAAAATCTCAATCACGTCTCCCCGCACCCGGAATTTTCCCCGGACAAAATTAATATCATTGCGCTCGTACTGAATTTCCACAAGTTTTCGCAGAATATCATCCCGATCCCGCAATTGTCCCTGACGCAGGGACAGCACCATACCCCGGTACTCGTCCGGTGAACCCAGGCCGTATATACAAGATACGCTGGCGACAATAATTACATCCCGCCGTTCAAACAGGGAACTGGTTGCCGAGTGGCGCAATTTATCAATCTCATCATTAATCGACGCATCTTTCTCGATATACGTATCCGTATGGGCAATATAAGCTTCCGGCTGATAGTAATCGTAATAGCTGACGAAATATTCCACGGCATTATTGGGAAAAAACTCTTTGAACTCACTGGC
This window harbors:
- the uvrB gene encoding excinuclease ABC subunit UvrB, with the protein product MNTVPKLNTVHRGGGVPFQVEAPFVPTGDQPGAIEKLAAGIRRGDRAQVLLGATGTGKTFTIAKVIEAVQKPTLVIAHNKTLAAQLASEFKEFFPNNAVEYFVSYYDYYQPEAYIAHTDTYIEKDASINDEIDKLRHSATSSLFERRDVIIVASVSCIYGLGSPDEYRGMVLSLRQGQLRDRDDILRKLVEIQYERNDINFVRGKFRVRGDVIEIFPAAFGEKAIRVELFGDEVERIQEIDTVTGEVLCERKHIAIYPASHYVTSRENMLRAVDNIEAEMEQQAALFHSQNKLLEAQRITQRTKYDLEMMQEMGYCSGIENYSRHLTGRKPGEPPYTLMDYFPDDFLIVIDESHVTLPQIRAMYAGDRSRKQSLVDNGFRLPSAYDNRPFQFKEFVEHINQIVYVSATPADYELKEAAQVVQQIIRPTGLVDPEIEVRPLKGQMDDLLGEIKVRAARNERVLVTTLTKKMAENLTDYLKEMGIRVRYLHSDIATIERVEIIRDLRAGVFDVLVGINLLREGLDLPEVSLVAILDADKEGFLRSDTSLIQTIGRAARNAEGRVIMYGDVITDSMGRAISETNRRREIQGEYNQVHGITPRTIHKRVKELIETTKIAETASSYAVRPVEKMSRKEMTALAAKLEKEMRQASRQLEFERAAELRDMLVELKNKM